Genomic segment of Armatimonadota bacterium:
CCGGATGCCCTCGTCAACCAGCGGCAGCGCTCCCCCGAGTACGCGCGGGCCGACCTGGCGCGCGCCCTCACCGTCGCCGATCCCGACCCGAGCCGGGCCCCGCTCTTCGCTGCGCCGGTCCCTGTTCCGCCGATGCCCTGGAAGCTCGCGCCCGCGACCGGCCACATCTACGGCGCGGCCGCCACCCCAAACGGCCCCGCCGATCAGGTCCTGATCGAGCTCTACGACGCGACCGGAAAGCTCGTGGCCTCACAGCGGACGAACGGGCGGGGCTGGTTCGGATTCGTCGACCTGAGTCCCGGCGGCTACTCCGTAGCCGCCGGCGGGGTTTCGACGATGATCACCGTCTCCGCGGGAAGAGTCGCTCCGGTTTCGCTGGTTCTCCGCCGCTAGGACGGCACAAACCGACGCAGGCCTGCGTTCCCCTGAGGGGAGAATAGATACCCGCGAGGCGGTTGGCCATCGGCAATGCGCCCAGTCCGGCTGATCATCGTCGTCCTCCTCGGCCTCTCGGTGACGGCCAACCCTGCCCGCGCTGCAACCGCGCCGCCTCCCGTGGTCCTGACGGACGTCTCCCACGCGCTCGAAGGCCGCATGTTGGTCATTACCGGGCGGGTGACGAACGCCGGCTCCGCGCCCACCGCTCCGCTGGTCATCGACGCCACGGGGTACAGCTCCTCCGGGGATCTGGCCTCCACGGGCAGCGACGGCATCCCCTGGCCGATGGCCCCGGGGCAGACCGAACGGTTCTCCATCGGTCTCCCCCTGGGCCGGACGCTCATCCGGGAGTATGTCGTGCAGGTCTCCCGCGTCCGCGCCCCGGTCCCGTACTCCTCCGCGCGCCGCACCGTCGCCGTTGCGATGTACCGCGAGTTCCTCCGGACACTGGTGGAACTGCGCGGCGACCTTTTCAAGGGGTTCCTCACCGTGCGCGCGGACGGACCCGGCCTGCCCGTGGCGCAGGTGACGGCGGAGGCCAGCGTGCTGGTCTTCAACCCGCTCCTCGACGGCTTCCAGCCCCTGCGGCTGACCCTGGACCTCGACCTCAACCGCTTCACAACGGTGTTCGTGGGCTCGCCGCACGCCTTCTTGATCTCTCTGCGCCTGGTCGACCTGCGCCTGAACGCCGGCTGGTCGGACTGAGCAGACCACCGTGCCGGCCTCCCGCCTGCTGCTCCTGGTCGACGGCGACGCGCTGCTGTATCGCGCCGCCCACGCCATCCCCCGCATGACCGGCCCCCGCGGCCTGCCCACCAACGGGCTGTACGGCTTCGCCGGCATGATCTGGCAGCTGCGCACCACCCTGACACCGTCGCACATGGCGGTGGCCTTCACGGCCGACCCGCCCCTCGTGAAACACGGGTGGGATCCGACCTACAAGATCAACCACTACGAGCATCCGGAAGAGATCAAACGGCAGATCCCCTACGCCCTGCGATTCGTGGAGGCCGCGGGCGCGCGCGCCTTCCTCGAATCAGGCTACGAGGCCGACGACGTCCTGGCCACGCTGGTCGGGCGGCGCGGCCGGCTGCCCGTGCGCATCGTGACCAGCGACCGCGACTTCTATCAGCTGGTGTCCACCGACGTCCTGGTGCTGCGTCCCGTCCGCGGCGTGAGCGAGATGCAGACGGTCGATACCGCCGCCGTATGGGCGGCCTTCGGCGTGGCGCCCGCCCAGGTGCCGGACCTGCGGGCGCTGGTCGGAGACCCGTCGGACGACATCATCGGCGTCCGGGGGATCGGCCCGAAGACCGCGGCCTCCCTGCTGCACCGTCACGGCACCGTCGAAGCGCTGCTGGATCACCTCGACGACGGCGGCCTGCGGACGCGCCTCGGTCCGCTGCGCGACCGGATTCTACTGAACAAACGGCTCTCCATACCGTTGACTGTGCCCCTCGCGCGTCGTCCCGATCTCACTGTGCGCGAGCCACAGATCCAGGTACTCCGCGCGCTCGCCGAGGAGACCGACGTCGCCACCTTCACCCCGCGATAGAACTGAGGCGGCAATCGGTGCGCCCGGTCACGCTGAATCAGAGCATCCGGCCGCAAGCCACGGTATAATAACTCCGACTGTGGGGACGTAGCTCAGCGGGAGAGCACCTGCTTTGCACGCAGGGGGTCGCCGGTTCGAATCCGGTCGTCTCCACCACGAATCCCTGCAAAACGCCGGTTCAGGGGCGCGCGGGCGCCGCGATGCCGGCCCGGATGGCCCCGATCAGCGTGGCCGCCGCCCCGCCCAACAGGCGGGCGTCGGAGCCCGCCCCGATGAAGAGGAAGCCGCGCGCGGCGCAGGCCAGAGCCTCGTCGGCGCCGGCCGCCATGTAGCCCACGGCGACCCCGTGCGCCTGCGCCGCCCGCTGGATCCGCTGCACGGCGGACGTGAACGCGGGATGATCGAACTGGCGGAACACTTTCAAGTTGGCGGAGAGGTCGTTCGGCCCGATGAACAGGACGTCCAGACCGGGCACCGCGGCAATCTCCTCCACCTGCTCCAATGCGTCGGCGGTCTCCACCTGACAGGCCACCAGCACCTGGTCGTTCCAGGCCGCGAAGTACTGGGGAAGATCCAGGCCGAAACGGTTCGCCCGCGTCCCCGCCACGCCGCGAATGCCCTCCGGAGGATACTTGGCGGCGCGGACGGCCGCCCGCGCCTCGGCCGCCGAGTTCACCAGCGGCACAAGGACGCCCAGCGCGCCGCGGTCCAGAGCCTGCTTGATCAGCGCCGGGTCGTTGGCGGCGACCCGCGTGATCGGCACCACCCCGTGGCGCTCCGCCGCCCGGATCATATTCTCCGTGGTCTCCGGCGTCGCCGGCCCGTGTTCCGTATCGATGAGCAGCCAGTCCCATCCGTAGCTCGCCAGTACCTCGACGCCGGAAGGGCAGGGCAGGCTGATCCACAATCCGAAGGTCGGCGTCCCGTTCCGGAGCTGCAGCTTCACCCGATTTTCCACCATCGCCCGCCCTCCTCGCCGAATCGACACCCGCCGACAGTTTTCTCCGCAGAACACCCGGAGCCTCCGGTAACGGTCCTGGCTAATTGGGTCGGACCCACGGAGGCGAAGCCTGCGAGGCGCAATTCACCTCCTCCCCCTGCCGGCCAGCGACGGAGGGGGCCCGGAATGCGGTCCTGGCTCGGGAAGGCTCGTCGGACGCCGCCGGAGCCGACCGTTCAGGCGCCGGTTTCGCGCATGAAACGCTGCAGGGCTTCCACCAGGGCCTGCAGCTGTTTGACAACGTCCTTGGTGCTGGGATACTCGCCCAGGCCCTTCAGCTCGCCGGCGATGCGCGCCAGATCCCGCTGGCACGCCGCTGCGGCATCGCGCACGGCCAGTCTCGGAGGCATACCACCGTCACCCCTTTCACCGTCCTGCCGCACGAGCGGCGGTCATCGGGGCTCACGCCCACCCCTATAGTGTATAGACTATCGGCCGCGGTGTGGACCACCGGTGGCGTGGTCGCCCGAGGCGCGCCACAATGGACGTGTGTGCTGAAGGGAGCGGCCCGGGGAGCAAGTATCCCAGTATCCGGCACCAACCTCGGAGGGCAGGGCTCATGGGCAGGATCGCTCGGGCGGGGGTGACCGTCGCCGTCCTCGGCCTCGCCGTGACGGTCGTCCGGCCGGCGGCATGGTCGCAGCCGACGCTGGACGACCTGGTCATCCGGTTCTTCGAGATCACGGCGTCGATCGCGCCGGTGCCGCTGCGCTACGAGGTGACCGAAGGCGGCGAGCCGCGCTTCCTGTCGCGGGGCACGCTGCGCGGCGCGGCGACGGCCATGGTGGAGGTCGCCGCACCCGGGGAGGTCGGGGCGGGGCGGTTCTACTTCGACTCCGACATGAAGTTGACCTCGGTGCGCGCCCCCGGATACCAGGTCAGACCGTCCCGGCAGCGCGATATCCTCACCCTGACCTTCGAGCCGGCGCTTCCGCCCGGAGCGAAGGTCCCGGTCACGTTCGAGTTCGAGGGTCGGCCCCTGTACCTCTACGACGAGTTCGTCGAAATCTCCGAGGGCACGCTTTATCCCGTGCTGGTCAGCCCCTTCGGCGACTTCTCCGCCAACCTGGGCCGCGTCGTCCTCACCCTGACCGTCCCCGCCGGGTACACCGTCGGCGCCACCGGCCGGCTGGTCTCCCGAAGCGGCAACACCACGACGTGGGATTCCGAGGTCGCCGTCCCCTGGGTCGCCATCGCCGGGGGCCGCCGCCACACCATCCGTGAGCGGACGGTTCAGGGGGTGGCCATGCAGTTCTACGTGCCGCCGGGAGAGGACCGCAACCTGGACAAGCTGGCCGGCTTCCTCGGCCGGTCGGTCGAGTTCTACAGCGGCCTGCTCTACCCGTTCCCCTACACGGAGTTGCGCACGATCTCGTCGCTTCGGATCTCCGGCGGCATCGGCTATCCGGCCTTCCTCCTGATCGACGACCGCGCCTTCAAGAACACCTTCTCGGGCACCCTGAACCGCGACTCGTTCCTCCTCCTCCTCATGGCCCACGAGGCGGCCCACAGCTACGTCCCGAGCCAGACCGTCCCCAAGGGGGTGGGCTTCATCTGGCTGTCCGAAGGCTTCGCCGAATACCTGGCCCTGATGGCGGTGGAGGCGCTGATGGGCCCGGAGGCGTTCCGGCGCGAACTGCAGGAGGAGCGGGACAACTACGCCCGTATCGCCGGCTCGGCCACCGAGCCGGCGATCGCCTCGATCACCTTCGCCAACTACCGCGGCGCGGCCCGCCCGGTGATCTACTCCAAGGGCGCCCTCGTGCTGCACATGCTGCGCGGCCTGATGGGGGAGGACGCCTTCAGGCAGGGCCTGGCCGCGTACTTCCGGGCCTTCCGCAGGCGGGCGGCCCGGATCTCCGACTTCCAGGAGGCGATGGAACGGGCCGCGGGACAACCGCTGGACGCCTTCTTCCGGCAGTGGATTCAGGAGAAGGTCCTGCCCGACTACACGGTGGGGGAGGTCCGCTCCGCACCGGCCGCCGACGGGGGAACCACGACCACCGCCGTCGTCCGCAACCTCGGCACGGGCCGGATGACGGTCGAGGTCGGCTTCGTCATGGACGGCGAGACGCACGTGGAGAAAGCCGACGTGCCAGCGAAGGGCGAGGTGACGGTGACGGCGAGCACCCCGAAACCGGTGAGGCGGGTCGAGGTCGATCCGCGGAAGTGGATGATCCAGAAAGACTACAAGAACGACACGGCGGCCGTGCGCTGAGACCCGGGGTCCGCCTGGGCGGCGCGCGCCGCGGGCATGGCGTGGGTGAGCCTTCTGCGAAGGCATCCCACGGTACCGCGGGGTGGTCCCCCATGCGGATCTGGCAGGTTGTGGTCGGCGGTGTGCTGATCGGCGGGCTGTTCGCCGTCGCCGGCGGGGCGAGCGCCGCGCAGATGTCCAGGCTGAAGGTGGTGCGCGACGTCCTGGCCGCGCGCGTCGAGAACCGGCAGCCGGTCGAAGCGACGGTTCCGGTCGCCGCGGACATCGGCGAACTCTTCTACTTCACCGAGGTGGCCGGCGGTCCCGGAACGATCCGGCACGTCTGGATCTGGCAGGGCCGGACGATGGCCACGGTCTCCCTCCGGGTCGGCGCCTCCCCGGGATGGAAGACCTGGAGCTCGAAGTCCATCATGCCGCAGTGGACCGGACCGTGGCGGGTGGAGGCCCGGGACGGCGACACTGTGCTGTCCTTCAAGGAGTTCGAAGTGAAGCGCTAACCGGCCATCCGCCGCTCGGCCTCGGCCCGGGTGAAGCGGTACGGTCCCGGGTGCTCCAGCTTGAGGGACACGACCGCCGCCGCCAGCCGGCAGGCGTACTCCGGATCGGCGTGGGTGCGGGCGGCAACGTACGCGGCGAAGGTGGTATCTCCGCGTCCGGTGCGCCCCCGCACCGCCCTCGGGGTGAACCGGCCCTCGTAGAACGTCCCGCCGGCGAAGGCCAACACGCCGCCGGCGTGGGTGAGGAGGACCTCCCGCGGCCCCAGATCGGCCAGGGCCCGCGCCGCCTCCCGGAGGTCCGTCCTCCCCGTGAGCACTTCCGCCTCCGCGTCGTCCGCTTTGAGGTAGGTCACCGCCGCCAGATCCCGTTCCTTGCCCGGCCAGTCCCGCGTCACCAGCACGTCGCCTTCGCGCACCCGGGCGAATCCCTGGACGTCGAGCCCGACGGAGCCGCGGGCGGCCAGGAGGCGGACGGTCTCGGCGGAAACCTCGCCGGCCATGAGCGGGGTGATGATCGTGACCCGCGCCTCGAGCGGAGGGATCTCCGCCGCCGTGAAGGGACCGGCGAAGCCGAGGGGGTGGCAGAGGCGGCGGTCCGTTGAGGGGTCGGGGTAGATGTTCTCGATCCCCGTCGTCTGCGGGGCCGGCGACGCATGGACGACGATGCCCTCTCGGCGCATCTCCTCGAGGAAGGGGAAGTCGTCGGGATGCAGCTTCGTGACCACGGCCACGGTGTAGCCGAGGCGGCGCGCCGCCATCGCGCCGTAGTAGACCCCGCCGCCGGAAGCCGCTTCCGCCGCTCCGCCGACGACCAGGCGGTCCCGGGCGAAGTGCCCGACGAAGGCGACGTCGATATCGGCGCTCATCGCGGCCCGGGCCCCAGGAGGGCGGGTTCGGCGGTGAACTCCAGGACGCGCTCGCACCACCGCGCGGCGTCCAGCAGACGATCCTCGGCCAGCATCGGGGCGACGAGCTGGACGGCCAGGGGCAGCCCGCCCCGGGCCAGGCCGCTCGGCACCGCGAGCGACGGCAGGCCGGTGAAACTCCAGGGCGCGCAGAAGATCGGGTCGCCCGTTGTGCCCTCGGCCAGCGGCGGCGCCGGAGCAGGAGCGGCCGGCAGCAGGAGAAAGTCGCAGGACTCGAAGACGGTCGTCATCGCCTTGCGGAAGCGGGCGCGCTCCTCCTGGGCCAGGAGGTAATCCACCCCGGAGACCGTCTGTCCGGAGCTCACCAGCTCTCTGATTTTCGGCGGATAGGCGTCGGCGTGGAGCGGGAACCACCGGTGATGGTAGGCGGCGGCCTCCACGCGCAGGACGAGCCGGCCCACGTCGTCGATGCGGGTCCAGCCGTCGGGCAGAGCGACATCCCCGATCGTCGCCCCGGCGCGGGACAAGGTGCGGGCCACAGCCTCCAGATGCGTCCCGACCTCCTCCGCGGCGTAGCGCTCGAGGAACGCCCGCGGGATGCCCAGGCGCGGCGGCGCCGGAGCGGGCGCGGCCGGAGGCCGGGAAGGTTCGGCCAGGGCGGCAAAGACCAGCGCCGCATCGTCCACGGTGCGGGCGAAGATGCCGACGTGGTCCAGGCTCCACGCCAGCGGGGTGACGCCGTCCAGGCTGATGGCCCCGTAACTGCCCTTGAAGCCGACGACGCCGCAGTAGGCCGCGGGGCGGATCGTGGACCCGATGGTCTGGGAGCCGAGGGCCAGCGGCACCATCCGCGCCGCGACGCCCGCCGCGGAACCGCTCGAGGATCCCCCGGGGGTGTGGTCGAGGTTCCAGGGGTTCCGCGTCGGACTCGGATCGGCGAAGGCGAAGGGCGTCGTCACCGTCTTCCCCAGCATGATCGCTCCCGCCTGGCGCAGGAGCGCGGCGCAGCGCGCGTCGCGCTCCGGTGTGCGGTGGGCGAAGGCTCCGGCGCCTGAGCCGGTGACCATCCCGGCCACGTCGAAGATGTCCTTCAGCGCGACGGGCACGCCGTGGAGCGGTCCCCGCAGGAAGCCGGCCCGGGCTTCGCTATCCAGCCGCCGGGCCTGCTCCAGCGCGCCGCGCCCGTCCACGTGCACCCAGGCCTGCAGCTGCGGATCGAGGCGCGCGATCTGGGCCAGACAGGCTTCGACCACCGCCACCGGGGAAAGGGCCGCGGAACGGACGGCGGCGGCGATCTGCAGGGCCGTGAGACGGTGCGGTTCTGCGGACGGCACGGAGACTGAGTTCTCCGCCCGCGGAGGTCCTCCCCGCCGGAGGACGCCGGCTACGTCTGCGCCGTGGCCAGATTTCCGATCATAAAGCCGAAGATGCCCGGCTCGACGACGCTGGGCACCAGGTGCGTGAGTACGACGACGCCGCGGTCCACGGGACAGCGGATCACCTCCAGTTCCTCCAGCGAGTAGGGGCTGACCACGCGGCCCAGGACCTGACCGCCCCGGACCTCGCCGCCGAGATCGGTCACCTCCGGCAGCAGCAGGCCCCCGTGATGGGGGCGCAGGGTGACGATCTCGCGCAGGACGATCTGGGGCGGAGGCGGCGTCGCGGGACCGGGGAGCACTCCGAGCGTGCGCAGGATGTTGAGCAGGCCGGCGATGCCGCGGGCCACGTAGGCGCTCTGGTCGACGCGCCCCCCGCCCAGTTCCACAACGACGGAACGGATGCCCAGGTCGCGGGTGACGCTGATCGACGTCCCGGGCAGCGGGTCTCGGGGGCGGTACAGCAGGGACGAGCCGAAGGCGCGGGACAGAGGCTCGGCGTTGATGATGTAGACGTAGTCCACCGTGGGCGTGGACCCGCCGGCGTGGAGGTCGATGTAGACGTCCAGCGGCCGGAGAAACTCCTCCACGATCTTGTGGGCCATCTGCTCCGTGAGGTGCCCCCCGGCGTGGCCGGGGAAGACGCGGTTCAGGTTCATCATGTCGATGGGCGTCCCGCGGCTGACCGCGGCGTAGGAGAGGGGGTTGGCCACCGGCATGACCAGCAGCCGGCCGGCCAGGCCCCTCAGGTCCGCCGTCTCCAGGAACCGGCAGACGATCTCCACGCCCGTGGCCTCTTCGCCGTGGATCCCCGCGGAGATGCCCACCGTGGGGCCGGGCGCCTCTCCCCGGATCTCGTGCACCGGCAGGAACAGTCCGGTACCGCTGGCCAGCGTCCCGACGGGAACCGGACGGTAGGTGCGGGTCGGCATCAGCACCCTCCTGTTCTTCGTGCGCTCATGGGCTCATGACCGTGTCGGCATGCCTCATTGGGGGCGGAACTTCGGGTCGAGGAGATCGCGGATCCCGTCGCCCACGAGATTGAAGCCCAGGACCGTGGCCATGATGGCCAGGCCGGAGAAGGTGGCGATGTGCGGCGCGTCCCGCAGGTACCGCGTGCCGAAGGCCAGCGTCCACCCCCAGGAGGGCGCCGGCGGCTGCACCCCCATGCCCAGGAAGGACAGCGTGGATTCCGCGACGACCGCGGTGCCCATGCCCAGCGTGGCCAGGATGACCACCGGGGAGACCACGGAGGGAAGGATGTGCCGGAGCAGGATGCGGAGGTCGCCCGCGCCGATGGCCCGCGCCGCCTCCACATAGGCCTTCTCCTTCTCGGCCAGCGTCACGGCCCGCACCACGCGGGCGTACTGCGTCCAGAAGACCAGCACCAGCGCGACGATCACGCTCGTCACGCCGGCCCCCAGTGCGGCGACCAGGGCCAGGGCGAGCAGGATGGCCGGAAAGGCCAGGAAGGTATCCACCAGGCGCATCGCCGCCCCGTCCACCCACCGACCGTAGTAGCCGGCGAGCAGCCCGACCGCGACGCCCACCGCGGCGGCCCCGCCCACGGAAGCCGCCGCCACGAGCAGCGACACCCGCGCCCCGTAGACCAGCCGGCTCAGCAGGTCCCGGCCGATGTGGTCGGTGCCCAGCGGATGCCGTTCCGAGGGCGGCGCCAGCCGGGACAGGATGTCCACCTGCTCGGGGTCGGCGGGCGTGATGAGGGCCGGTGCCGCGGCCGCGCTACAGATCACCGCCACCACGGCGAACCCGACCCTGGCTGACAGCGTCAGCCGGCGCCACAGCCGGCGGCGGGCGACACGCCCGGCCCGGCCGTTCCGCACGCCGCGGGCCGGCTCACTCGTAGCGGATGCGGGGGTCGATGAAGGCATAGGTCAGGTCCACCAGGAGGTTGAAGAGGGAGAAGACCAGGGCCAGGATTAGCACCGCTCCCTGCACCACCGGGAAGTCCCGCTGCCCGATGGCCTGAACCACCAGGCGTCCCATCCCCGGCCAGCCGTAGATGGTCTCCGTGACCACCGCGCCGCCCAGGGCGTTGCCGAACTGCAGGCCGACGATGGTCACGATGGGGAGGAGCGCATTGCGCAGGGCGTGGCGGAACACGACGACACGTTCGTGCTGTCCCTTGGCCCGGGCGGTGCGCACGTAGTCCTCTTCCAGGACCTCCAGCAGCGCCCACCGGGTCAGACGGCTGAGCAGCGCCAGGTTGAAGAAGGCCAGCGTCACCGTCGGCAGGAGCAGATGCCGGAGGCTGTCCAGCGCCGCGGACAGGTCGCCCGAGAGCAGCGCCTCCAGGAGGGGCGCGCCGCGTCCGAAGGAGGGCAACCAGTTCAGCCTGACGGCGAACAGGAGGATGAGGAGCACGCCCAACCAGAACACCGGCATCGAGACGCCGAGCTGGGCCAGGAGCATCGTCCCCGTGTCCACGACCGTCCCGCGCCGACGCGCCGCCAGCAGACCCAGCGGGATGCCGGCCAGGACGGCCACGACGATCGACGCCGTGGCCAGTTCCAGCGTGGCCGGCAGCGTCGAGAGAATCAGGCGCAGGACGGGCACGTCGAGGGTGATGGAGCGGCCGAAGTCGGCGCGGGCCACCCGCCACAGGTACAGACCGAGCTGCACCAAAACCGGCCGGTCCAGCCCCAGGAGGTGGCGGAACCGGCTCAACTCCTCGGGGGACGCCTCCTGCCCCAGCAGCGCCACGGCCGGATCCCCCGGCAGGAGGAGCAACAGGGCAAAGGTCACCACCGCCGCACTCAGGACGACGGGCAGGAGCAGCGCCAGGCGGCGGGCGGCGTAGCGGGCCATGGGAGAAGACCGCTTCCGCGGTCCGGTCCTACCCCTACGGCACGCTCGTCGTCCACAGCGACCGGAAGCTGCCGCTGGGAATGGGCGTGAATCCCTCCACGCGGCGGCTGATTCCCACCACGTATCCCTGATAGGTCAGCACATAGTAGGGCAGGTCGGCGGCGATGATGCGGGCCACCTCCCGGTAGATGCGCGCCCGCTCGTTGGGATCGGCCTTCTGCCGTCCCTCGTCCAGCAGCGCGTCCACCCGCGGGTTGCTGTACTTCTCCCAGTTCTGGCTGCCCTTGCTGTGGAACTGGTTGTACATCCCGCGGTCCGGATCAACCAGCCCCAGCCATCCCACCAGCACCACCTGGTAGTTGCCCGAGAGCAGGGCCTGGACCAGTCCCGGAAACTCGGTGATCTCCAGGCGCGCCTCGATCCCCGAGGAGCGCAGGATGCTGATGAGCAGCTCCGCGATCTGGACGCGGTTGGGGTCCTCGCTGTGGGTGCGCAGCGTGAGGGCCAGACGCTGTCCCCCGCGGTCCAGCACACCGTCGCCGTTGGTATCCCGCCACCCGGCCTCGGCCAGCAGGGCCTTGGCCCGGGTGATGTCGTGACCCGGCTGGGTGATCTCGTCGGTGTAGATGCCGGACCAGGCCGGCAGCAGGACGGACGTGGCCGGACGATCCATCTCGCGGTAGATCTGCCGCACGATGGTCCGCTGCGGGATGAGGTGGGCGATGGCCCGGCGGATGCGGAGGTCCCGGATCAGCGGATCCGCGAGGTTCATATTCAGATAGGTGATCCCCAGCCCCGTCATCTCCACCACGCGCACGCGCGGGGACGACTTCAGCCGGGCCACATCCTGGGGGGAGAGAGGGGAGTGGATCAGGTCTACGTCCCCCGCCTCCAGCGCGGCCGCCCGCGTCGTGTTGTCGGGGATGATGTGGAAGATCACCTGGCCGAGCTTCGGCCGGCCCTTCCAGTAGTCGGGGTTGGCCTCCAGGACGATCCGGCTGTTGCGCTGCCAGGAGACGAAGCGGTAGGGGCCGGTGCCGACGGGCTTCATGGCGAACTCCCCGCCCGCCCGCTCCACCGCGGCCCGGGAGACGATCCCCATGTCGGCGTACTTCAGCAGCGGCGCGTACGGGGCGCTGAGGGTGAACCGCACGGTCCGGTCGTCCGCCGCCTCCACCTTCGTGATGGGCAGGTAGAGGCCGCGCAGCGGCGCGCGCAGCGCCGGATCGAGGATCGTCGTGTAGGTGAAGACCACATCCCCGGCCGTCAGCGGGGTGCCGTCGTGGAAGCGCACGTTCGGCCGCAGCCGGAACTGCCAGACGGTGGGCGAGACCTGCGTCCACGACTC
This window contains:
- a CDS encoding 5'-3' exonuclease, whose translation is MPASRLLLLVDGDALLYRAAHAIPRMTGPRGLPTNGLYGFAGMIWQLRTTLTPSHMAVAFTADPPLVKHGWDPTYKINHYEHPEEIKRQIPYALRFVEAAGARAFLESGYEADDVLATLVGRRGRLPVRIVTSDRDFYQLVSTDVLVLRPVRGVSEMQTVDTAAVWAAFGVAPAQVPDLRALVGDPSDDIIGVRGIGPKTAASLLHRHGTVEALLDHLDDGGLRTRLGPLRDRILLNKRLSIPLTVPLARRPDLTVREPQIQVLRALAEETDVATFTPR
- a CDS encoding DUF2914 domain-containing protein, whose translation is MRIWQVVVGGVLIGGLFAVAGGASAAQMSRLKVVRDVLAARVENRQPVEATVPVAADIGELFYFTEVAGGPGTIRHVWIWQGRTMATVSLRVGASPGWKTWSSKSIMPQWTGPWRVEARDGDTVLSFKEFEVKR
- a CDS encoding aldolase/citrate lyase family protein — protein: MVENRVKLQLRNGTPTFGLWISLPCPSGVEVLASYGWDWLLIDTEHGPATPETTENMIRAAERHGVVPITRVAANDPALIKQALDRGALGVLVPLVNSAAEARAAVRAAKYPPEGIRGVAGTRANRFGLDLPQYFAAWNDQVLVACQVETADALEQVEEIAAVPGLDVLFIGPNDLSANLKVFRQFDHPAFTSAVQRIQRAAQAHGVAVGYMAAGADEALACAARGFLFIGAGSDARLLGGAAATLIGAIRAGIAAPARP
- a CDS encoding succinylglutamate desuccinylase/aspartoacylase family protein codes for the protein MPTRTYRPVPVGTLASGTGLFLPVHEIRGEAPGPTVGISAGIHGEEATGVEIVCRFLETADLRGLAGRLLVMPVANPLSYAAVSRGTPIDMMNLNRVFPGHAGGHLTEQMAHKIVEEFLRPLDVYIDLHAGGSTPTVDYVYIINAEPLSRAFGSSLLYRPRDPLPGTSISVTRDLGIRSVVVELGGGRVDQSAYVARGIAGLLNILRTLGVLPGPATPPPPQIVLREIVTLRPHHGGLLLPEVTDLGGEVRGGQVLGRVVSPYSLEELEVIRCPVDRGVVVLTHLVPSVVEPGIFGFMIGNLATAQT
- a CDS encoding amidase produces the protein MPSAEPHRLTALQIAAAVRSAALSPVAVVEACLAQIARLDPQLQAWVHVDGRGALEQARRLDSEARAGFLRGPLHGVPVALKDIFDVAGMVTGSGAGAFAHRTPERDARCAALLRQAGAIMLGKTVTTPFAFADPSPTRNPWNLDHTPGGSSSGSAAGVAARMVPLALGSQTIGSTIRPAAYCGVVGFKGSYGAISLDGVTPLAWSLDHVGIFARTVDDAALVFAALAEPSRPPAAPAPAPPRLGIPRAFLERYAAEEVGTHLEAVARTLSRAGATIGDVALPDGWTRIDDVGRLVLRVEAAAYHHRWFPLHADAYPPKIRELVSSGQTVSGVDYLLAQEERARFRKAMTTVFESCDFLLLPAAPAPAPPLAEGTTGDPIFCAPWSFTGLPSLAVPSGLARGGLPLAVQLVAPMLAEDRLLDAARWCERVLEFTAEPALLGPGPR
- a CDS encoding ABC transporter permease, yielding MRNGRAGRVARRRLWRRLTLSARVGFAVVAVICSAAAAPALITPADPEQVDILSRLAPPSERHPLGTDHIGRDLLSRLVYGARVSLLVAAASVGGAAAVGVAVGLLAGYYGRWVDGAAMRLVDTFLAFPAILLALALVAALGAGVTSVIVALVLVFWTQYARVVRAVTLAEKEKAYVEAARAIGAGDLRILLRHILPSVVSPVVILATLGMGTAVVAESTLSFLGMGVQPPAPSWGWTLAFGTRYLRDAPHIATFSGLAIMATVLGFNLVGDGIRDLLDPKFRPQ
- a CDS encoding M1 family aminopeptidase — encoded protein: MGRIARAGVTVAVLGLAVTVVRPAAWSQPTLDDLVIRFFEITASIAPVPLRYEVTEGGEPRFLSRGTLRGAATAMVEVAAPGEVGAGRFYFDSDMKLTSVRAPGYQVRPSRQRDILTLTFEPALPPGAKVPVTFEFEGRPLYLYDEFVEISEGTLYPVLVSPFGDFSANLGRVVLTLTVPAGYTVGATGRLVSRSGNTTTWDSEVAVPWVAIAGGRRHTIRERTVQGVAMQFYVPPGEDRNLDKLAGFLGRSVEFYSGLLYPFPYTELRTISSLRISGGIGYPAFLLIDDRAFKNTFSGTLNRDSFLLLLMAHEAAHSYVPSQTVPKGVGFIWLSEGFAEYLALMAVEALMGPEAFRRELQEERDNYARIAGSATEPAIASITFANYRGAARPVIYSKGALVLHMLRGLMGEDAFRQGLAAYFRAFRRRAARISDFQEAMERAAGQPLDAFFRQWIQEKVLPDYTVGEVRSAPAADGGTTTTAVVRNLGTGRMTVEVGFVMDGETHVEKADVPAKGEVTVTASTPKPVRRVEVDPRKWMIQKDYKNDTAAVR
- a CDS encoding ABC transporter permease, which produces MARYAARRLALLLPVVLSAAVVTFALLLLLPGDPAVALLGQEASPEELSRFRHLLGLDRPVLVQLGLYLWRVARADFGRSITLDVPVLRLILSTLPATLELATASIVVAVLAGIPLGLLAARRRGTVVDTGTMLLAQLGVSMPVFWLGVLLILLFAVRLNWLPSFGRGAPLLEALLSGDLSAALDSLRHLLLPTVTLAFFNLALLSRLTRWALLEVLEEDYVRTARAKGQHERVVVFRHALRNALLPIVTIVGLQFGNALGGAVVTETIYGWPGMGRLVVQAIGQRDFPVVQGAVLILALVFSLFNLLVDLTYAFIDPRIRYE
- a CDS encoding PfkB family carbohydrate kinase, which translates into the protein MSADIDVAFVGHFARDRLVVGGAAEAASGGGVYYGAMAARRLGYTVAVVTKLHPDDFPFLEEMRREGIVVHASPAPQTTGIENIYPDPSTDRRLCHPLGFAGPFTAAEIPPLEARVTIITPLMAGEVSAETVRLLAARGSVGLDVQGFARVREGDVLVTRDWPGKERDLAAVTYLKADDAEAEVLTGRTDLREAARALADLGPREVLLTHAGGVLAFAGGTFYEGRFTPRAVRGRTGRGDTTFAAYVAARTHADPEYACRLAAAVVSLKLEHPGPYRFTRAEAERRMAG